The DNA segment TCACGTTCAGAAACACATTGGCGCCCGGCTGTACCACAAAATAGTCATCCCGGGTCTTCTCGAGGTCAACATCCCCGTCATCATAACGAACGGTCCCCGAGCCAACAAGCAGCTGTGTCCCGAAATGGAGCAGCCGGTAGGAGCTGTTTACATACTCCAGCTCGAAGCCGCCGTAATTGGTTCTGATATCCGGCTTCCGGATGTCGTCATGCGGCCAGTTTACAGCGCTTGCATCGGGCCTGGTGCGGTAGCCTGCCAGACCGATATGCAGTGCATGGTCACTGGTCAGGTTGAGAATCCATGCCCCACGGGTTCCGGACATGTATACGGTTTCGCCGTTTACCTGGGTCAGAGCATAAGTCAGCTGTCCGAAGCCGCCGTGTCTGATGTCTGAGCGGAACAGGGTCTGGGTTTGCTGTCGTGCGGAAGCGGCACTGACGGTGATGAGAAACAGCGTCATGAACAGTAGGGGAATCCGGAAATGTTTCATATGAGGTAATTATTAAGCGTATGATGATGTTGTTGTACCGGTGCGGATAAGCCCGAATTTTAAAAAGACCCGAACTTGAATCAGAAGGACCCGAACTTGAATGTAATGGCTGCGTTTAATCCGGAAAAGTCACTGTCACCGAAGCCACCCTTGTCGATTCCGCTGGTGATCCGGTAAGACAGTCCGGCGGCAATCCGGAAGAAATGTGTCATGTTGACTTCGGCATGCACGCCTGGCTCGAGTACAAAGAACGGCTCAGGATCTGAATCGGAAAATTCGTGATCGGTAGTTCTGGTTGTCAGACCTCCGGCGCCGATCAGTGTTGATGTGGTGAAATGCAGCAGACGGTAGGTCTGATTGGTGTATTCCACTTCAAATCCGCCATAACCGGCGGCAGCAAGCTCAGTTTCCCCATTTTCGGGCTGAAACGGCATTTGGTGTTCGGTCACCAGACCGTAACCGCCGCCTCCGAGCGAGATGCTGTGCTGATTGGAAAAATTGATAATCCAGCCGCCGCGTCCGCCAACCCAAACCGCCAGATCATTATCAATACTGCCGAAACGAACAACAGGCCCGCCAAATCCGCCGTGTTTTACATCCCCGTCAAACAGGGTCTGCATGTCCTGCGACTTGGCTGATGGGGCGGTCATAAGTGACAGCAGCAATATTATGGTAGTGGCGGCAGAAAAAAAGATATGTTTTCTCCGACCGGAAAAGCAGGTCGGATTTCCGCAATTTGCAGTAGTGAAAAAGTGTCTTTGTGTGTCGTTAAATTTCTTCATCTTTTTAAATGTTTGGAATTGTAGGTCAAATGCAATGTCTTTACCATGCTGATAAGCACCTGTGTCCGGATCATGCCCCGGCATGTGAAATTTTGTTATGTGATATACGCAGGGCCGGGCGCGGGGTTTCAGGACCGGGTCAGCTTTTTTCAATATTTGCAAAAATGATTGTCACTTTATGAGCCTCGGGAAGAAACCACAATCGGATGCATGAAACAGTGCATATGAGGAATGCAATTTTTATGTTCATAATTCAAAATCCAAAGAACATACTCCCGCAATGGTGACCAGTCAATAACGAAATACAACAAAATGGCTTTTTATCTTCGCAAGGGATTTAACATGGGGCCGGTTCGTCTGAACCTTTCCAAAGGTGGGGTCGGCGTCTCCGGAGGGGTCACCGGCGCGCGGGTGGGTATGAGTCCCCGAGGTGCCTATGTGCATGGCGGACGCGGCGGCCTGTATTACCGCAAATATGCCCGTAAAAACCGCCGCATATCTTCAGGAAGAACATCAGGCAGTTATTCCGGTCAGCAATATCATTATCAGCCGGAGGGCTCTCCTGCTCTGTCACAGCCGCCCGCTGCCGGCAGCTCCGTGGAGATTTTTGTGGATACAGGTGTTACGTATCCTTCTCCGGTTCGTTTGAGGAAACCGGATCCGTTTCCTGCTCCGGATCTGCCATCAACCGGATGGATGCTGAAGTATGTTATGGTTCCCGGTTTGCTGTTACTGGCCGGCGGATATTTCGGGTGGACCGGAACCGGTCTGGTAGCTGCCGGATTTCTTCTCACCCTGGGTGGTGCCGGCGGATATGTGGTAGTGGACCGGATGAACCAGAAGGCTGTCGGTCTGCTGACCAGCCTCAGAAAGATACTTGATGAAGTTGCATCAGCTCACGAAAAATCCCGTCCGGATGCAAACCGGACCGAAGAACAGATTGCAGCACTGCTCGGCAAAATGGCTGATTTACACGGGCGTCATCGTAAGTGGATCGATTTTCACGGGGGCTATCATCTGCATGAAGCGTATGCGGAAACGCCTGATCACATACCCGAAGAGTTGCTTGACCGGTTTGAAAGGCAATCGGTTTTGAGTAAAAGTGAAATGCAGGAGCTGCATGTTGCTTTATTTCAGCGTCGTTTCGAGTCACTTGCAGGCGATCACAAACTCACATCCGATGATGAACGTCACCTGCGGGAGCTGGCTGAGCGGCTGAATCTCAGTGAGGATCAGATCGCCGAGGAGATGGATACCCTGAAGGTTCTTGCGGAGATCCGGCAGGAAACGGAATCGTTTCCCGATGAAATCGATCCGCCGGTCAGGCTGACCAGGGGGGAGAAGTGCTACGCCGCCGTTGAAGGACGCCAGCTCAAGGAAAAAATCCAGCAAGCCCGAACCATCGACCGCATCCGGCACAAGTACATCGGTTACGAAACGGATATGGAGGGAACCATATGCCTCACAGATAAAAGAATACTCATCGTCGGCGACGGGTCCCGGGATTATCGTTTGCATCGTATTCTGGATGTGGTATTATCCCTCGAAGATGCTGTGGTTCGCGTCATACTTGACGGAAGGAAAAATCCGGTAATCCTGACCATGGCCCGTCCCGCACTGTTTGCCGCCCGCATGCAGCATCTGCTGGATGAGCAGGGATGAGTCAGTCCGCAGCCGTGTAGTCTCATGCTCTTTCAGAGTGGCATGTTCCATCGTATTGTCATGATTATTCATATTGGCATGCTCCATCCTGGTCTCAGGATTCTTCATGGTAACTCTTTCCGTCGCAATGCCATGTTGATTTGAATAGTAATTTTCATTCGCTGATCATCTTTACAGGAAATTATACCGTGTAATTAGTAGATTTATTCGCTCTCTTTCACATCCATCACAAATAACCTGCAGTTGCAGATACCATTTTCCAAAAACAAGTCCGGAAACGATCAGGTCCTGCCTTCCGCTGAAAGCGGCCTGGGGACCTTCGGCGGAGTTTTTACCCCGTCAGTGCTGACCATCCTCGGGGTGATCATGTACCTGCGGTTCGGATGGGTTGTGGGCAATGTAGGCCTGGCAGGCACTCTGATCATTGTTACGCTCTCCACAACCATCACATTTCTGACGGCAATGTCGATTGCCGCAATTGCAACTGACCAGAGAGTGCGTATCGGGGGTGCCTACTACATGATCAGCAGATCGCTGGGTATTGAATCCGGAGGAGCGATCGGAATTCCCCTCTATTTTGCCCAGGCGCTTTCTGTTGCCCTGTACACGGTAGGTTTTGCTGAAAGTGTGGTCGGGGTGTTTCCGGAATTATCTATTCGTTTAGTCGGAATAGTTACAACGATTTTTGTAGCGGGACTGGCCCTGATATCGGCCCGCGTTGCCATACGGGCTCAGTATTTCATCATGTTTGGCATTGCACTCTCGCTCATATCCTTCGTTCTTGGCGGCCCGGTAGAGACTTCCGAAATTGAGATGACCGGTGCCCGGGACCGGGAAACAGCGGCTTTCTGGACGGTATTTGCTGTATTCTTTCCGGCTGTTACAGGGATTATGGCAGGCGTGAACATGTCCGGCGACCTCAAGAATCCAACCCGGTCCATTCCCCTGGGCACATTTTCCGCTATCGGTGTCGGTTATCTCATCTACATGATACTTCCTGTGTTGCTTGCACAGCGCGCCGATGCCGATACTCTGATCGAAAACCCGCTTATCATGAGAGAAATGGCCTGGTGGGGGGACGCCATTTTGATCGGGGTCTGGGGTGCAACACTTTCCAGCGCGGTTGGAAGTATCCTGGGCGCTCCCAGAGTCTTGCAGGCGCTTGCCAGGGACGGGGTGCTGCCGGGCTGGATGCGCTGGCTGGGCCGGGGAGAGGGAAGTGATGATCTGCCAAGAGTGGGGACACTGATCACGCTGTGTGTGGCGTTGATTGCCGTGTTTTTTGGCAGTCTGAACGTAATTGCGCCTATTCTGACCATGTTTTTTCTGACAACATACGGAGTACTGAATGTTACGGCCGGTATTGAGCGGCTGCTGAGAAGTCCGTCATTCAGACCCAAGTTCAATGTTCACTGGAGTCTTTCCATTATCGGTGCAGTAGGATGTGTTGCGGTAATGTTTCTGATTAATGCCGGAGCGACCGTCATAGCCCTGATCTTCGTAGTTGTTATATTTGTGTGGCTTCGCAGCCGCCAGATCAAATCCGCCTGGGGGGATATCAGACGCGGCATATGGATGGCGCTGATCCGTGCCGGTCTTATGCGCATGAAAGCCGAAGAGGATGCAAAGACCTGGCGTCCGCATCCCCTGGTGTTTTCAGGAGTGCCGACAAAACGGTTTCATCTCATCGAGTTTGCATCATCACTGACACTTAACCGGGGCATACTTACACTTTCATCCATTCTTAAGAGCAATGAGCTTACCGCTGACCGGAAAAGGACGATGGAGAAGCAGATACGCGAATTTCTTGAAAAAAAAGGGATTCAGTGTCTTGTCAGGGTAACTTCAGCAGGAGATCCTTACAAGGGTATGGTACGTCTGGTTGAATCCTACGGTCTCGGAGAACTGGTTCCCAATACGATCGTAATGGGTGATACGGAAAATGAAGTTTCCATAGACAGCTACAGCAGGATGATTGAAACGTTTCACAACCTGAACAGGAATGTTGTCATTGTGCATGACAACAAGGATCTGCTGTTTGGTGACCGTAAAATTATTGATGTCTGGTGGGGCGGTCTGCAGGGCAATGGCGGATTGCTGATGATTCTGGCTCATCTGCTGAAAAACAGCCACCGGTGGCTGCATGCCGAGGTGCGGATCAAGATGGTGGTCAAGGATCGTCAGGGAGCGGTTAAAGCTCAGAACAACCTCAAACAGATCATCAGCAACATCCGCATTGACGCCAAGCCCATGGTGTTGCTCTCTGAAGGTCGCCGCTTTCAGGATATTCTTGCAGAAAGTTCCAAGGATGCCGACCTGATATTTCTTGGCATGGCTGAACCCGGAGAAAAGTTCGCCGACTATTATTTCAATATGCAAAAGAACCTGGAGGGGCTTCCCACTACCGTACTTGTCCTGGCAGCCAAAGACAATGCCTTCGGAAATGTGCTGCTCAAGGGGGATGAGTAAAGCCGGCCAGTTCTCTGCTGGTCAGGAGCAGCCAATCACAATGCCTGTCAGTTTTTATCTGTTTTATTGTTAGCGCTTTTTTATCCCACAGACCTGAAAAAACAATGTTTAGGGGCTATGTGTGATCATTTTAATTTGTATAGGTGCTGATTTTTATTAATATTATTCATTGCTTTAAAAGTAGAAATAAAATAAGAATCCGGATGTACTCTCCGGATGATATGTTGAATCGGTTGGTGAAATGTTGGTTTCGGCGTTGCAAACTTCTGTAGCAGTTGGACTGTTGATTCGCAGATAACAGAGGATGATGTAAAGGCATTGATACCCACAGACATGTATTAGCTGTTTGAACATTAAAAATCCTGTGCAGATATCCGGATGATCCGGATCAAAACACTGTTGCAACGGCACTGAAATAAAAATGGAAAGCACAGGATGTGCCACCCACAAAAAACAATAGCGGTGGATTCGTGGCTCCATCCAAAATTTGTGATTTTGACTCAAATCGGGAATAAATGAAACAAGAAGGAACTCTTTTTCCGCAAAAACAGGGGCTGTATGACCCCGCCAATGAACACGATGCCTGTGGTATCGGTTTTGTCGTCAATATTAAGGGAAAAGCCTCTCATGACATTGTCAGACATGCCATTCGTGTGTTGAAGAATCTGGATCACCGGGGTGCAACCGGAGCCGAGCCCAATACCGGTGACGGCGCAGGTATCCTTATGCAGATTCCCCACGAGTTTTTCAGAAAATCCTGTGAGGGACTTGGATTTGAATTGCCGGAGTTCGGCAACTACGGTGTGGGAATGTTTTTCCTGCCGCCGGAACGTAAGCAGAGAAAATTCTGTGAGAAGATCATCGAAAAAGTGATCACCGAAGAGGGGCTGAACATCCTTGGGTGGAGAAAAGTGGCTACCGACAACTCGAGTCTTGGTGAATCCGCAATTGACTGTGAGCCGCTGGTGAGACAGGTTTTCGTTGAACGTGATCCGTCCATGAAAACCGAACTGGATTTCGAGCGCAAACTTTTTATAATCCGCCGACGCATCACGCTTGCCATCCAGCACTCGGATCTGAGTGACGCCGACAAGGAATTTTACTACGTCAACAGTCTGTCATCCCGGACCGTCGTCTACAAAGGGATGCTGACGCCCAACCAGCTTGAACTTTACTACCCGGACCTCAACAATCCGGATATGACATCCGCCATTGCTCTGGTGCATTCCCGCTTCAGTACCAATACATTCCCGAGCTGGAAACTGGCGCATCCGTACCGCTATGTGATTCACAACGGTGAGATCAACACGGTCCAGGGAAACCAGAACTGGATGCACGCCCGCGGCAAACAGTTTGAGTCACAGCTTTTCGGGGATGATATGCAGAAAGTGCTGCCGATTATCCAGGAGGAAGGCAGTGACTCCGCCAAGTTTGACAACTGCCTGGAGTTTCTGTCTCTGACAGGACGCTCGCTGCCGCATGCCATGATGATGATGATCCCGGAGCCATGGGAAAAGCATGAAAGCATGAATGACATTCAGCGTGCCTTCTACCAGTTTCACAGCTGCATGATGGAGCCCTGGGACGGTCCGGCTTCTGTTGCATTTACCGACGGCAAGGTCGTCGGGGCCAATCTCGACCGGAACGGACTCCGCCCCTCACGCTACTACGTGACCCGCGATGATATGGTCGTTCTTGCTTCCGAAGTGGGTGTGCTTGACATCGAACCGGAAGATGTCCTGGAAAAGGAGCGTCTGCAGCCCGGACGCATGCTGCTGATCGACACCGAAGAGGGCCGCATCATCAGTGATGATGAGATCAAAAACCAGATCGCCTCCGAACACCCTTATCAGGAGTGGCTGGATGAAAACCTGATCCATTTTGACAGTGTGACCGAGGATCTGGAATACCCGGAACCGAAGCACACCCATGAAGAGGTCGTCCACCGGCAAAAAGTGTTTGGTTATACCTATGAGGATCTGCGGATCAATGTCGGACCAATGGCCGAAAAGATGCTTCAGCCGGTCGGCGCCATGGGAAATGACGCACCCATTGCGGTGCTATCCAAACAGCCGCAGCTGCTGTACAACTACTTCAAACAGCTCTTTGCACAGGTGACCAATCCTCCCATCGATCCCATCAGGGAGGAGCTGATTACATCAACGGAAACCCTTTTAGGATCACAGGGAAATATTCTGAATCCCGGCCCGCACAGCTGCCGGCAGATAGAACTCGACAATCCGGTTATCACTTCCGAAGAGCTGAAACAGCTCAAAAACCTGGTCGTGGACGGGTTCAAAAACGAAACCCTTCCGATCCTTTTCCAAGCGGAAAGCGGTGGAAAGGGACTGAAAAAGGCTCTTGACAATCTTTTTTCTGCTGCCGACAAGGCTATTGAGAGCGGTGTGAATATCCTGATTCTCTCGGACCGCAAGTTCGACAAGGACCACACACCCATTCCGGCACTTCTGGCGGTTTCCGGACTGCATCACCATCTTATCCGCACGGGAAAACGGACCGAAGTGGGCATTGTACTGGAGTCGGGCGAGCCTCGTGAGGTGCACCATTTCTGTACCTTGTTGGGATATGGAGTCGATGCTGTAAATCCATATATGGCCTATGAAAGCCTGCACGATTTAATCAGGGAAGGCCTCCTTGAGGACATGGACTACGAGCGGGCTGTGAAAGGATACAACAAAGCCGTTGTGA comes from the Natronogracilivirga saccharolytica genome and includes:
- a CDS encoding DUF4236 domain-containing protein, which translates into the protein MAFYLRKGFNMGPVRLNLSKGGVGVSGGVTGARVGMSPRGAYVHGGRGGLYYRKYARKNRRISSGRTSGSYSGQQYHYQPEGSPALSQPPAAGSSVEIFVDTGVTYPSPVRLRKPDPFPAPDLPSTGWMLKYVMVPGLLLLAGGYFGWTGTGLVAAGFLLTLGGAGGYVVVDRMNQKAVGLLTSLRKILDEVASAHEKSRPDANRTEEQIAALLGKMADLHGRHRKWIDFHGGYHLHEAYAETPDHIPEELLDRFERQSVLSKSEMQELHVALFQRRFESLAGDHKLTSDDERHLRELAERLNLSEDQIAEEMDTLKVLAEIRQETESFPDEIDPPVRLTRGEKCYAAVEGRQLKEKIQQARTIDRIRHKYIGYETDMEGTICLTDKRILIVGDGSRDYRLHRILDVVLSLEDAVVRVILDGRKNPVILTMARPALFAARMQHLLDEQG
- a CDS encoding Na-K-Cl cotransporter, whose product is MQIPFSKNKSGNDQVLPSAESGLGTFGGVFTPSVLTILGVIMYLRFGWVVGNVGLAGTLIIVTLSTTITFLTAMSIAAIATDQRVRIGGAYYMISRSLGIESGGAIGIPLYFAQALSVALYTVGFAESVVGVFPELSIRLVGIVTTIFVAGLALISARVAIRAQYFIMFGIALSLISFVLGGPVETSEIEMTGARDRETAAFWTVFAVFFPAVTGIMAGVNMSGDLKNPTRSIPLGTFSAIGVGYLIYMILPVLLAQRADADTLIENPLIMREMAWWGDAILIGVWGATLSSAVGSILGAPRVLQALARDGVLPGWMRWLGRGEGSDDLPRVGTLITLCVALIAVFFGSLNVIAPILTMFFLTTYGVLNVTAGIERLLRSPSFRPKFNVHWSLSIIGAVGCVAVMFLINAGATVIALIFVVVIFVWLRSRQIKSAWGDIRRGIWMALIRAGLMRMKAEEDAKTWRPHPLVFSGVPTKRFHLIEFASSLTLNRGILTLSSILKSNELTADRKRTMEKQIREFLEKKGIQCLVRVTSAGDPYKGMVRLVESYGLGELVPNTIVMGDTENEVSIDSYSRMIETFHNLNRNVVIVHDNKDLLFGDRKIIDVWWGGLQGNGGLLMILAHLLKNSHRWLHAEVRIKMVVKDRQGAVKAQNNLKQIISNIRIDAKPMVLLSEGRRFQDILAESSKDADLIFLGMAEPGEKFADYYFNMQKNLEGLPTTVLVLAAKDNAFGNVLLKGDE